One Triticum dicoccoides isolate Atlit2015 ecotype Zavitan chromosome 4B, WEW_v2.0, whole genome shotgun sequence genomic window carries:
- the LOC119293446 gene encoding dirigent protein 21-like has product MAIHHSVQLMALASLALVAAVAPATTHLRFYMHDIVTAVAPSAATAVRVVRGLTPLPNDPTNRFGDMYTIDDALTEGPGAASPVIGRAQGFYLFASQTDVALLLSANMLFTAGKHNGSTVAVFARDAILDTVRELPVVGGTGAFRGAAGYGLLRTNTYNATTNNAVLQIDMYLHV; this is encoded by the coding sequence ATGGCCATCCACCACAGCGTGCAGCTGATGGCACTGGCCTCTCTGGCGCTCGTCGCCGCGGTGGCTCCAGCCACGACGCACCTCCGCTTCTACATGCACGACATCGTGACGGCGGTGGCGCCGAGCGCGgccacggcggtgcgcgtcgtcaGGGGCCTGACGCCGCTGCCCAACGACCCCACCAACCGCTTCGGCGACATGTACACCATCGACGACGCTCTCACCGAGGGGCCCGGCGCGGCGTCGCCGGTCATCGGGAGGGCGCAGGGGTTCTACCTCTTCGCGTCGCAGACGGACGTCGCGCTGCTGCTCAGCGCCAACATGCTCTTCACGGCGGGGAAGCACAacggcagcaccgtcgccgtgttcGCCAGGGACGCCATCCTCGACACCGTCAGGGAGCTGCCGGTTGTCGGCGGCACCGGCGCCTTCCGAGGGGCTGCTGGATACGGCCTGCTTCGGACGAATACCTACAACGCCACCACCAACAACGCCGTGCTCCAGATCGACATGTACCTGCACGTGTAG
- the LOC119295361 gene encoding uncharacterized protein LOC119295361 has translation MEGEEGDESGMHLTVPRIAIRRLRADRPKGPTIVFAATAALHLPPPSPLRRTHPPPSPLRRLPRLPHVNRFYASPLILGSERHGGAAAGQDGRRGAGAPRSTSAPTPSATLRATTGPSSSTASTLGVEDKITNRRSRYPEGTRSSSRGFERPVIQDVRARPNFVESTSGRRGLQMVGWALLHVNGSGISHQSPPCRHRPSCCQLRPSPPYLHGNDSAPSIEVEAGL, from the exons atggagggagaggaaggagacgaatcTGGGATGCATCTAACGGTTCCACGAATAGCAATCAGACGGCTAAGGGCCGACCGGCCGAAAGGCCCCACGATTGTGTTCGCCGCAACCGCCGCACTCCACTTGCCGCCCCCCTCACCTCTCCGCCGCACACACCCGCCCCCCTCACCTCTCCGCCGCCTGCCCCGCCTTCCCCACGTGAACCGGTTCTACGCGTCGCCCCTCATCCTCGGCAGCGAGAGGCACGGGGGAGCTGCCGCCGGTCAAGATGGGCGGCGGGGCGCCGGGGCGCCGCGCTCTACCTCGGCACCAACGCCCTCTGCGACGTTGAGGGCGACCACCGGGCCATCATCTTCGACCGCCTCGACGCTGGGGGTCGAGGACAAGATAACCAATCGCCG GTCTAGGTATCCCGAGGGGACTCGCTCATCATCCCGTGGATTCGAGAGGCCGGTCATCCAGGACGTCCGCGCACGACCCAATTTCGTGGAGAGCACCTCCGGAAGAAGGGGTCTCCAGATG GTAGGATGGGCTCTGCTACATGTAAATGGTTCTGGCATTTCCCATCAGTCTCCTCCCTGCCGTCATCGTCCTTCCTGCTGCCAGCTCCGCCCTTCTCCGCCTTATCTCCACGGCAACGATTCTGCTCCATCCATCG AGGTGGAGGCTGGCCTGTAG